A region of the Thermogladius calderae 1633 genome:
ACAACGTGGTTTATTTTCAGGTGTAGGTCCCTGAATTTCCTAGCGTAGCTAAGCCCGTCGAAGTCCTTGGGGTGGGGCTTCCCGCCCAGGACGAAGACTGCCTCGACGTCCGGGTTCTCCTCTATAAACCTGGCGACGAAGTAGGGTCTCTTGTACCTCGCCAGCCTCCTCGTCCAGGCTATGATCGGCTTATCATCAGCTGTCAGCTCGGGCTTCACGCTCTTCAACAGCGAGACAAGCTTTTTCCTGTTATCGAGCCTCACGCCGATCAACAGCTCCCGGTTCAACGCGTTTTTGTTGTATGCTTCGTAAAGCCTAGGGTCCATCCACCTCTCAAGGCTTACACCGTTTGTTATGGAGACTATTTTACCCGAGTGCTTGACGAACAACTTCTTTATCACGTCTTCCTGCTTCTTGGAGACGACGATCCCCTTCCTCAGTTTGCCCAAGGCGTAGTCCGTTAGCAGTATGTTGTCCCCGAGGAAGAGGCCGAACTCCCTCGCGATCAGACCTCCAGGGAACGAAGGGTGCCCCCAAGGCCCCGGAGTGTGGATTATGATTCTAGCCCTGTCCTCCACGTTAAGTGCCATTAAGAGTAGTGCTGTGTGAGCCTCTTCAAGGTCTATCACGCTCACGTTCTCTAACCCAATGAAGTCCCGTATGAAAGTAGCTGAGGCCTTAGCCAGTAAGGCGTAAACTAGGAACTGGTTCTCGAGGGTGTCGGCCATGTAAACCCTGTCTGTGAGGGCCCTAGCCCAGTTCGGGCAAACCGCCTCGAAGAAAACGGCCTTCGCCGTTTTGTGAGTGTAGACGAGTGGTTTTATAACGACTTCCTCGCCCTTTAATGTCACGGTGAACTCGTCCCAGGGCTGCAACTTAGCCAGTACGCTCGGGGACTGCTTCTCCGGCTCTGCTACTGGCTCAGTGCCGTTGAACTTTAGTCTGACGTAGCCCTGCCTGTAGTATAAAGTGAGAGCCCAGTAGTCTAAGCCCATCTCCCCCGCCGTTATCACTTTGTCGCCCTCGAGTACGCCGAGACCACCAGCATACGTTTTCAACTGGTCGATAGCGATTTCAGG
Encoded here:
- a CDS encoding glycogen/starch/alpha-glucan phosphorylase is translated as MVIVSVTPEIAIDQLKTYAGGLGVLEGDKVITAGEMGLDYWALTLYYRQGYVRLKFNGTEPVAEPEKQSPSVLAKLQPWDEFTVTLKGEEVVIKPLVYTHKTAKAVFFEAVCPNWARALTDRVYMADTLENQFLVYALLAKASATFIRDFIGLENVSVIDLEEAHTALLLMALNVEDRARIIIHTPGPWGHPSFPGGLIAREFGLFLGDNILLTDYALGKLRKGIVVSKKQEDVIKKLFVKHSGKIVSITNGVSLERWMDPRLYEAYNKNALNRELLIGVRLDNRKKLVSLLKSVKPELTADDKPIIAWTRRLARYKRPYFVARFIEENPDVEAVFVLGGKPHPKDFDGLSYARKFRDLHLKINHVVFLNDYDVPTAKTVLQGSDYLLFTPFSGWEASGTSFMKALVNGVPVLSSRDGAALEVIEDNVTGWFFGTDIRDFINIYDDPRAKEIDEKEYNEFKKKLLDLIDMYHRDKDKYWEVSLNSALKTPSKVDMRRVLHKYYLEAL